The nucleotide window tctcctgtaaaattttaaaatatggacttagagcctttgcatgttaagccagcgatattaCATATTAACtcattctttaaatttattttgttttcaaagttacagcgaaaattatatttttccggAAAACAAAAAACGCCTAACAGGttcaaaatgaattttttccattttttttaaagctgtgtttttatgtatttattattcattattcttttcatttcaaaaatttataatattctcttttgtgacttttttgaaaaaaattttacatttataaaattttgtgaaaaacagaaaattaaatttaaattgatattaatataaatacttgcaataaatttattatttgatatttccaattttatttattaatttatcgctttccattccaaagttatagcataaattgtgagctaaggtattcttttccaaaaaaacaataatgcacgggttaaaaaaatttttttttttaaactttttttttctaatgtgCTGTGTATTTatggatttatgattattcattactaaaaaattattatattctcttttgtgacttttttgaaaatattgtatttatgtaaaattttgtgtaaaacaaaaattggattttaaattaaatttaaactaatatacatacagtgtctcacagcttatttgatgcagttaaaattattttagaaaatcgaaaattattcaatgtttattcaatttatcaatcaaattttatataaaacgtaATGATATATGTCCTGTTATAATTCTGAgcaagaaaaaataacaaaaaccaatctaattgaagaaatattaatgaaaaaaataattttctcgtTAAAATAAACTCACAGCTTAAATGATGCAGTATATTTTATACATTCTCTGATAATGAAATAACGGTGCAAagcatttttttctgtttaggcgCTAAGCTAAGgtcatttttaaagaatttttataaaaagaagttgaaaagattttaaattttaaaatggaaaaacaaaCTTCAGTTGAGAAAAGAAAAGACGCTATTCGTCATTTGAAACAGTTCAATATTCaacgataaatttttgaaattgttgcaatTAGTTGCTCAACTGTCCAGCACATTATAGAAAGGTTTCGCAACGAAAATAGAATTGTCGATAAGGGTAGATCTGCGCCAAATAAACTATTTAATAATGCAGATAATATATGGATTGTCCGTAAAGCTCCAAAGTTGAAAAAttaagttgaaaaatatttaagtttgacGGGTTCTGCGCGAGGCAAATTTTAATGGAAGGACTGCCCGAAATAAGCCGTTTATAAATACTGTTAATAGAAGACGAAGAATCGAGTTTTGTCGACAACATTTGAACAAAGACATTTTATTCAGGAAGACCGTTATTTTTGCGGATGAAAGCAAATATAACCTTTTCAGGTCTGATAGGAAGTCTTgtgatttcaattttaaataacaaccgagccggaagatccccgatatattgatgtatcatttatgtaagttatttgggggctacagaaagttgatttcaacatacagacggatagacggacatggctatatctacttcgctatctataacggtccagaatatatatactttttggggtcgcaaatgaaaaatgtagaaattacaaacggaatattttttaaccttattttttttcaccaaaagtttttttcgctaaattttaaaaaaaagttgaaataacaaaaaaaaaaaattaaatttaaaaaaacaattcgaaaattttttttccaaaaaattaaaaaactgcaaaaataataaattttgtttagctaaaaatatttaaaatttttattttgaagtataatttggtgaagggtatataagattcggcacagccgaatatagctctctttcatgtttttataagaaatgcataaaactaaaaaaatttaataaaatgagcaacttctaaaaattattttgtatgaaaatttccaaTCGCACCGttatctttattttaataaaaaccaaaaccatacttctattatttattattcaatCAAATCAGTTTTCGTTTAGTACTTCAACTTCAAACGTTCATACAAGGGAACTTCCATGACTGCATGCGTTTTAGTTTTGCGCTTAAACAAGCCAGCAGATACCAAGTAGCGTGGTTTTTCCAAACTAGGACGTTTCTTGTAAAATTCAGCCAATTCCTTAGTGGAACGTAAATGTGTTATGCCCTTAAATAGTTTTTCCAATGATAGCAATTCATCTGGATAGACAGTGGCAATGGGTTCATCACTATCGGTTGGCAACCAGGGTCTGTCTTTTACCGGTATAGTGCGTCCAAAAGCCACAGTGTTgattttcttgggcacattttTCAAACGGTCACGTATGTAGTTTTCATATTTCAATTCGATGGCCATCTAGAGGGAAGTAGCAGCAATTTTATGATGTTTTAAAATAAGGGTGGTTAGGGTAGtgttattacaaataaataagggTTGTTgtctttgaaattattttgtgtaaatatgAGTTTGCTACTTACCTCTGGTAAATTCCATTTGTCTGCTACGGTTTTAGCAATAGCTTTAACTTCTTTGGGCTCAGTTAGTATAGAAGCTAAAAGCTTGCGGTCTCCTTCTATTGAAAATAAAGCTTTTAGTTTTTCCTTGGAAATATCCGAGTCTCTATTGCTACCCAAGGAATTTATCCATTCGGTAAAGCGTTCCGCTGACTGTatataaaacgaaataaaacaatgttttaataaatggtaAGTTGTTGTTGTCTTAACTACTACATACAGCATCCATTAGTTGTTCTGCCTGTTCGTCCAGTGTCTTTTCCCATATGCTACGTTCCAAATCATAGATTTTAGAATCCCATCTAACACGTTCCTTGCGCTGTTTACATATGTAGGAAGAATACCAGTTGCGTTTCTTTTTAGTTTTAGATTTATGCTCTAAAGGTTTGTCCAtgttcaaaacaaattttggatgATCATGTTCCAAACGTTCAATTTCCGAG belongs to Calliphora vicina chromosome 4, idCalVici1.1, whole genome shotgun sequence and includes:
- the LOC135959152 gene encoding uncharacterized protein LOC135959152, which encodes MSLTEKNSYWTRVVEDIERKAHQQSKKEAIRKYDFSVTLPKNLRQRVAKILPYEYDEYDKHVFITESEMETPISFGGEDDEEEEEGKYKKENKSDVFNESTCSEIERLEHDHPKFVLNMDKPLEHKSKTKKKRNWYSSYICKQRKERVRWDSKIYDLERSIWEKTLDEQAEQLMDASAERFTEWINSLGSNRDSDISKEKLKALFSIEGDRKLLASILTEPKEVKAIAKTVADKWNLPEMAIELKYENYIRDRLKNVPKKINTVAFGRTIPVKDRPWLPTDSDEPIATVYPDELLSLEKLFKGITHLRSTKELAEFYKKRPSLEKPRYLVSAGLFKRKTKTHAVMEVPLYERLKLKY